In Halomonas alkalicola, the following proteins share a genomic window:
- a CDS encoding response regulator — protein sequence MTSREHEGQQVLIVEDEPKIARLVADYLAGSGFATHHLDHGDAVLPWLAEARQGGQGPALVLLDLMLPGTDGLTLCREIRQRWPALPVIMLTARVEEVDRLLGLELGADDYICKPFSPREVVARVKAVLRRSQGNDGAEQAAGSDLLLDEEGWRALADGQDLALTAVEFQLLKVMMHAPGRIFSRDQLMDHMYRDHRIVSERTVDSHVKKLRRKISEVWPEREVIRSVYGVGYKYQPEE from the coding sequence ATGACATCAAGGGAACACGAGGGACAGCAGGTCCTGATCGTCGAGGATGAACCCAAGATCGCCCGGCTGGTGGCCGACTACCTGGCCGGCAGCGGCTTCGCCACCCACCACCTGGATCACGGCGACGCCGTGCTGCCGTGGCTGGCCGAGGCGCGTCAGGGGGGGCAGGGGCCCGCGCTGGTGCTGCTCGACCTGATGCTGCCCGGCACCGATGGCCTGACCCTGTGCCGCGAGATCCGCCAGCGCTGGCCTGCGCTGCCGGTGATCATGCTCACCGCCCGGGTCGAGGAGGTGGACCGCCTGCTGGGGCTCGAGCTGGGCGCCGACGACTATATCTGCAAACCCTTCAGCCCCCGGGAGGTGGTGGCCCGGGTCAAGGCGGTGCTGCGCCGCAGCCAGGGCAACGACGGCGCCGAGCAGGCCGCGGGCAGCGACCTGCTCCTCGACGAGGAGGGCTGGCGGGCGCTGGCCGACGGCCAGGACCTGGCCCTCACCGCCGTGGAGTTCCAGCTGCTCAAGGTGATGATGCACGCCCCGGGACGGATCTTCTCCCGGGACCAGCTGATGGACCACATGTACCGTGACCACCGCATCGTCTCCGAGCGCACCGTGGACAGCCACGTCAAGAAGCTGCGCCGCAAGATCAGCGAGGTGTGGCCGGAACGCGAGGTGATCCGCTCGGTCTACGGGGTGGGCTACAAGTACCAGCCCGAGGAGTGA